The following are encoded together in the Oncorhynchus kisutch isolate 150728-3 linkage group LG8, Okis_V2, whole genome shotgun sequence genome:
- the grsf1 gene encoding G-rich sequence factor 1, whose protein sequence is MSGNCRPLLLALSRSVVGRQVSKSVLSQSSAVGTRTVAERCGRPRFHHHLTAALKPRYHSLSAVQSQLGLHSESGAPFKDDDYPPLPDYNSDPGPEKKEVFIIRAKGLPWSCTTDDLIQFFSECRVRDGVKGIHLTVNRDGKPNGQAFIELEHEEDVSKALEKHRQYLGPRYIEVFEVTNSDAEAILKKSVQLPARDGVVRIRGLPYSCTETDVMLFFSGLDVTEDGVTLVTDHRGRNSGEAYVQFLSQEQADEALTRDREVIGNRYIEVFPSRRSEIGGRKKTESVEEGRNSRPSQPHRPAAQPPRHGSHPVSSLPQHFVHMRGLPFQATGDDIVQFFSPLALSRILVEFGPDGRASGEADVYFTSHQDAVSAMTRDKAHMQERYIELFLNSTSSDEGQ, encoded by the exons ATGTCTGGGAACTGTAGGCCCTTACTGTTAGCGTTAAGTCGCTCTGTGGTGGGGAGACAGGTCTCCAAGAGCGTATTGTCGCAGAGTAGTGCCGTAGGGACCAGAACAGTAGCGGAGAGATGTGGCCGTCCGCGGTTCCATCACCATTTGACCGCCGCACTGAAACCCCGGTATCACAGCCTCTCCGCAGTGCAGTCCCAACTCGGGCTACACTCAGAG TCAGGAGCCCCCTTCAAAGATGATGACTACCCACCTCTACCAGACTACAACTCTGACCCGGGACCGGAGAAGAAGGAGGTGTTTATCATCAGAGCTAAAGGACTTCCATGGTCCTGTACCACAGACGATCTCATTCAGTTCTTCTCTG AGTGCCGTGTGCGTGACGGTGTGAAGGGGATCCACCTGACGGTGAACCGGGACGGGAAGCCCAACGGCCAGGCCTTTATAGAGCTGGAGCATGAAGAGGACGTCAGCAAGGCCctggagaaacacagacagtACCTGGGACCACGCTATATAGaag TGTTTGAGGTGACCAACAGCGATGCGGAGGCCATCTTGAAGAAGTCAGTTCAGCTCCCAGCCAGAGACGGAGTGGTACGGATCAGAGGTCTCCCCTACAGCTGCACCGAGACTGACGTCATGCTCTTCTTCTCTG GTCTGGATGTGACGGAGGACGGGGTGACTCTAGTGACAGACCACAGAGGAAGGAACTCAGGGGAGGCCTATGTCCAGTTCCTGTCCCAGGAGCAGGCTGACGAGGCCctgaccagagacagagaggtcaTCGGAAACCG gtACATCGAGGTGTTCCCCAGTAGGAGGAGTGAGATCGGAGGCCGGAAGAAGACAGAGTCTGTTGAAGAGGGCAGAAACTCCAGACCGAGTCAACCACACAGACCTGCAGCACAGCCTCCGagacatg GGTCTCATCCGGTATCTTCTCTGCCCCAACACTTTGTTCACATGAGAGGACTGCCCTTCCAAGCCACAGGAGATGACATCGTCCAG TTCTTCTCTCCTCTAGCGCTGTCCAGGATTCTGGTGGAGTTCGGTCCAGACGGGAGGGCCAGTGGAGAGGCTGATGTTTACTTCACATCGCACCAGGACGCCGTCTCAGCCATGACCCGGGACAAGGCACACATGC AAGAGCGATACATCGAGCTGTTCCTGAATTCAACATCATCAGACGAGGGCCAATGA